In Kordia antarctica, the following proteins share a genomic window:
- the secDF gene encoding protein translocase subunit SecDF, with amino-acid sequence MQNKGLVKLFAILFGLVSIYQLSFTFVTNKIENDAKVYAVSQLPRPAGDVADSKENTDKRELIEKRYLDSIDQNEPINYGFTTFSYSEAKEKELNKGLDLKGGINVILQISVKDILAGLVSNKENETFVKALARADVLQAEAQEDYVESFFRAFDELKPEGLTLANPDLFFTQALEQDLEDGMETSDRVVQNVIRKKIDQSIISAKEVLNKRIDQFGVTQPNIQRLGTSGRILIELPGAKDVIRIEKLVQTTAQLEFWTTYNDNAKLASFIATANEKLKELPAYASTDVQKADDAQEGDEDTDDAESDEQEALLTSTEDTLSVVNPLFDKIQLVNNGGGIIATVKEEDSAEVMALLSNDILKQVTPAELRYVRFAIGKQPDPLTNRFSIYALAGERKGKGVEPQMKGDVIDDAAQSYASNGRPNVNMQMNGIGAKQWEKLTEKVHNERGNIAIVLDNIVYSAPSVTTGKISGGNSEISGNFTVEEAQDLANVLRAGKLPATADILQSEVVGPSLGQEAIDSGLMSFMIALILVLIWMVFYYGKAGLFADVALAFNILLIFGVLANLGAVLTLPGIAGIVLTIGMSVDANVLLFERVREELAKGRTLQESITHAFSWKGAMSSIFDANITTGLTALILFLFGTGPIKGFATTLLIGIGTSLFTAIFITRLLVDWYVAKGNNLDFSTGATKNLFRNNTVEFLKKRKIAYVISGIVILIGLGSITFGSGLNQGVDFVGGRSYQVRFAENVSSQDVKKELTVEFGAENSPEVKTFGGDNQLKITTKYKVDETGTEVDDEIKKMLLKGLNKFLPADMTYDRFVDGAEDKQIGIMQSVKVGPTIADDIKRDSFWAVLGSLVVVFLYILLRFRRWQFSLGAVIAVFHDVLIVLGIFSIAWKYVPFTMEINQAFIAAILTVIGYSLNDTVVVFDRIREFMNERPDWKLRKVVNAALNSTLSRTLNTSLTTLVVLLAIFIFGGESIRGFMFALIVGVIVGTYSSMFIATPVMFDTIKKGDINKGLVEVED; translated from the coding sequence ATGCAAAATAAAGGATTAGTAAAATTATTTGCGATTTTATTCGGATTGGTAAGTATTTATCAATTATCGTTTACGTTTGTCACGAATAAAATTGAAAACGACGCAAAAGTCTACGCGGTTTCACAATTGCCAAGACCAGCAGGTGATGTGGCAGACTCTAAAGAGAACACAGATAAAAGAGAGCTTATTGAAAAGCGATATTTAGATTCTATTGATCAAAATGAGCCGATCAATTACGGATTTACTACGTTTTCATACAGCGAAGCAAAGGAAAAAGAATTAAACAAAGGATTAGACCTTAAAGGTGGAATCAACGTAATTCTTCAAATTTCTGTAAAAGATATCTTAGCAGGATTGGTAAGTAATAAAGAAAATGAAACGTTTGTTAAAGCGTTGGCAAGAGCTGATGTATTACAAGCGGAAGCACAAGAAGATTACGTAGAGTCTTTCTTTAGAGCGTTTGACGAATTGAAGCCAGAAGGATTAACATTAGCAAATCCAGATTTATTTTTTACGCAAGCATTAGAGCAAGATTTGGAAGATGGAATGGAAACCTCCGACCGTGTGGTGCAAAATGTAATTAGAAAGAAAATTGATCAGTCAATTATTTCTGCGAAAGAAGTATTAAACAAACGTATTGACCAATTTGGAGTTACACAACCAAACATTCAGCGTTTAGGAACTTCTGGACGTATTTTAATTGAATTGCCAGGTGCGAAAGATGTAATTCGTATTGAAAAGTTAGTACAAACAACAGCACAACTTGAATTCTGGACAACTTACAACGACAATGCAAAGCTTGCATCGTTCATAGCTACGGCAAACGAGAAGTTAAAAGAACTTCCTGCATATGCTTCAACAGATGTACAAAAAGCTGACGACGCGCAAGAAGGAGATGAAGATACTGACGATGCTGAAAGTGACGAGCAAGAAGCGTTGTTAACTTCAACAGAAGATACATTAAGCGTAGTAAACCCATTATTTGACAAAATTCAACTTGTAAATAATGGTGGTGGAATCATAGCTACCGTAAAAGAAGAAGATAGTGCGGAAGTAATGGCATTATTATCAAACGATATTTTAAAGCAAGTAACACCAGCAGAATTACGTTACGTACGATTTGCTATTGGAAAACAACCAGATCCGTTAACAAATAGATTTAGTATCTACGCATTAGCAGGTGAACGTAAAGGAAAAGGTGTAGAGCCGCAAATGAAAGGTGATGTAATTGATGATGCAGCACAATCATACGCAAGTAATGGTAGACCAAACGTAAACATGCAAATGAACGGTATTGGTGCAAAACAATGGGAAAAACTAACAGAAAAAGTACACAATGAACGAGGTAATATTGCTATTGTTTTAGACAACATTGTATATTCTGCTCCAAGCGTAACTACTGGAAAAATTTCTGGTGGAAACTCTGAAATCTCAGGTAATTTTACGGTTGAAGAAGCGCAGGATTTAGCAAACGTACTAAGAGCAGGTAAATTACCAGCAACGGCAGATATTTTACAATCGGAAGTAGTTGGTCCATCATTAGGACAAGAAGCTATTGATAGTGGTTTAATGTCGTTCATGATTGCTTTAATATTAGTATTAATTTGGATGGTATTCTATTACGGAAAAGCAGGTCTTTTTGCAGATGTAGCATTAGCATTCAACATCTTATTAATATTTGGAGTATTAGCAAACTTAGGAGCGGTATTAACGTTACCTGGAATTGCTGGTATTGTATTAACCATTGGTATGTCCGTGGATGCAAACGTACTTTTATTTGAAAGAGTTAGAGAAGAACTAGCCAAAGGTAGAACGCTGCAAGAATCAATTACGCATGCGTTTAGCTGGAAAGGTGCAATGTCTTCAATTTTTGATGCAAACATTACCACAGGATTAACAGCATTGATCTTATTCTTATTCGGAACAGGACCAATAAAAGGTTTCGCAACTACCTTATTAATAGGTATTGGAACTTCATTATTTACTGCAATCTTTATCACTCGTTTATTAGTTGATTGGTATGTTGCTAAAGGAAATAATTTAGATTTCTCTACAGGAGCAACGAAAAACTTATTCAGAAACAATACCGTTGAATTTTTAAAGAAGCGTAAAATTGCATATGTTATTTCAGGAATTGTTATCTTAATTGGTTTAGGATCGATCACTTTTGGAAGCGGATTAAATCAAGGTGTTGACTTTGTTGGAGGGCGTTCATATCAAGTACGTTTTGCAGAAAATGTAAGCTCGCAAGATGTAAAGAAAGAATTGACAGTTGAATTTGGTGCTGAAAACTCTCCAGAAGTAAAAACATTTGGTGGAGACAATCAGTTAAAAATTACAACGAAATATAAAGTTGATGAAACAGGAACTGAAGTTGATGATGAAATCAAGAAGATGTTATTAAAAGGATTAAATAAATTCTTACCTGCAGACATGACGTACGACAGATTCGTTGATGGAGCAGAAGATAAGCAAATAGGAATCATGCAATCAGTAAAAGTTGGACCAACAATTGCCGATGATATCAAAAGAGATTCATTCTGGGCAGTATTAGGTTCGTTAGTAGTTGTATTCTTGTACATCTTATTACGTTTCCGCAGATGGCAATTCTCATTAGGAGCTGTAATTGCGGTATTCCATGATGTATTAATTGTATTAGGTATCTTCTCAATTGCGTGGAAATATGTGCCATTTACAATGGAAATTAACCAAGCATTCATTGCCGCCATCCTGACCGTAATTGGATACTCGCTGAATGATACCGTAGTTGTAT
- a CDS encoding SecDF P1 head subdomain-containing protein: MKKRYLLSCVLFSIFCLIACDGLFSGSKAQIQFEILEDNFDENQKENAKLVIQKRLQSLGARNIEITTTQKNIIANYEKGADSILTWQSFQTTGKLEFFKVCQEKNLIIDHFQKMDTIAESTSEISEKTNIENILDIINFNSGDFYLAYVTKENKARVEELLIDKEPVFIKSLGGKIKFSFGKPDEYQQGRLPLYAVFVSSTNEAPLDGSYITQSKAVTGYTENRYVIDLLMNKEGALIWEQLTDEVYREGGNIAIVIDNVVYSAPSVSNGKISGGRSQVSGNFTRDEATMMASIIGSGELPKLKIIKMGALKETSQSK, from the coding sequence ATGAAAAAGAGATACTTACTAAGTTGTGTGCTTTTTTCAATATTTTGTTTAATAGCTTGTGATGGATTATTTTCTGGATCAAAAGCGCAAATTCAATTTGAAATTTTGGAAGATAACTTTGATGAAAATCAAAAAGAAAATGCGAAACTCGTAATTCAAAAACGATTACAATCTTTAGGTGCTAGAAATATTGAAATTACAACAACGCAGAAAAATATAATTGCAAATTATGAAAAAGGAGCTGATTCAATACTGACTTGGCAAAGTTTTCAAACTACTGGAAAGCTAGAGTTTTTTAAAGTATGTCAAGAGAAAAACCTCATTATTGATCATTTTCAAAAAATGGATACAATAGCTGAGAGCACTTCTGAAATATCTGAAAAAACGAATATTGAAAATATTTTAGACATTATCAATTTCAACTCTGGAGATTTTTATTTGGCATACGTAACCAAAGAAAATAAAGCACGTGTTGAGGAATTATTAATTGACAAAGAACCTGTTTTTATCAAATCTCTTGGAGGAAAAATAAAATTCTCATTTGGAAAACCAGATGAATATCAGCAAGGTAGATTGCCTCTATACGCAGTATTTGTAAGTTCAACGAATGAAGCTCCATTAGATGGAAGTTACATAACACAATCAAAAGCAGTTACTGGCTATACTGAAAACAGGTATGTAATTGATTTGCTAATGAATAAGGAAGGCGCTCTTATTTGGGAACAATTAACCGATGAAGTATATCGAGAAGGAGGAAATATAGCCATTGTTATTGATAATGTTGTATATTCAGCACCAAGTGTAAGTAATGGGAAAATTTCAGGTGGAAGGTCTCAAGTATCAGGAAATTTCACAAGAGATGAGGCTACCATGATGGCAAGTATTATTGGTTCAGGAGAACTTCCGAAACTAAAAATTATCAAAATGGGAGCTTTGAAAGAAACATCTCAATCGAAATAA
- a CDS encoding DUF4412 domain-containing protein — MKKIVLFLTLAFSVMAFAQEKITEGKITSKQTMTTDNEQMQAQLEMMGKMETITFFNGKSSRSELTNPMSGDITTIINADKNEMLMLMDNPALGKMYTLQKNLVNEEDLKNITVVEGDKTKTVLGYECKQYKVTINKDGVKMEMEIYTTEAIPVVSQQATALGDKMKGFPLYTIIKMNQMGMDMLITTEVTKIEKEKVSKDLFDTTPPEGYKNMKEQ, encoded by the coding sequence ATGAAAAAAATAGTTCTATTTCTAACGTTAGCATTCAGTGTAATGGCTTTTGCTCAAGAAAAAATCACAGAAGGGAAAATTACGTCAAAGCAAACCATGACTACAGACAATGAGCAAATGCAGGCTCAATTGGAAATGATGGGGAAAATGGAAACCATTACGTTCTTTAATGGAAAAAGTTCAAGATCAGAATTGACAAACCCAATGTCAGGTGATATTACAACGATTATCAACGCTGACAAAAACGAAATGTTAATGTTGATGGATAATCCTGCGCTTGGTAAAATGTACACATTGCAAAAAAATCTTGTAAATGAAGAGGATCTAAAAAATATTACGGTTGTTGAAGGCGATAAAACAAAAACGGTTTTAGGATACGAGTGCAAGCAATATAAGGTCACGATTAATAAAGACGGAGTGAAGATGGAAATGGAAATTTATACTACGGAAGCAATTCCGGTAGTATCACAGCAAGCTACTGCGTTAGGAGATAAAATGAAAGGATTTCCTTTATATACGATTATCAAAATGAACCAAATGGGAATGGACATGCTGATCACAACAGAAGTAACTAAAATTGAAAAAGAAAAAGTTTCTAAAGATTTATTTGATACTACGCCGCCAGAAGGTTACAAAAACATGAAAGAACAATAA
- the mdh gene encoding malate dehydrogenase yields MKVTVVGAGAVGASCAEYIAIKNFASEVVLLDIKEGYAEGKAMDLMQTASLNGFDTKITGSTNDYSKTAGSNICVITSGIPRKPGMTREELIGINAGIVKTVSSSLIEHSPNTIIIVVSNPMDTMTYLVHKTTGLPKSRIIGMGGALDSARFKYRLAEALEAPISDVDGMVIGGHSDKGMVPLTAHATRNSVKVSEFLSEDRLNQVKEDTKVGGATLTKLLGTSAWYAPGAAVSGLVQAIACDQKKMFPCSVLLEGEYGLNDLCIGVPVILGKNGIESIVEIKLSDAEKAHMAESAEGVKKTNGLLEL; encoded by the coding sequence ATGAAAGTTACAGTTGTAGGAGCAGGAGCCGTAGGTGCTAGTTGTGCAGAATATATTGCCATTAAAAACTTTGCTTCGGAAGTCGTTTTATTAGATATCAAAGAAGGATATGCAGAAGGAAAAGCTATGGATTTGATGCAAACAGCTTCATTAAATGGTTTTGATACTAAAATTACGGGAAGTACAAATGACTATTCTAAAACAGCTGGAAGTAATATTTGTGTAATTACTTCAGGAATTCCTCGTAAACCGGGAATGACACGTGAAGAATTAATCGGAATCAACGCAGGAATTGTAAAAACAGTTTCTTCAAGTTTAATTGAGCATTCTCCAAATACAATTATCATTGTAGTAAGTAATCCAATGGATACAATGACATATTTGGTACACAAAACTACAGGATTGCCAAAAAGTAGAATTATTGGAATGGGCGGCGCTTTAGATAGTGCTCGTTTCAAATACAGATTAGCAGAAGCATTAGAAGCACCAATTTCTGATGTAGACGGAATGGTAATTGGTGGACACAGCGACAAAGGAATGGTTCCTTTAACGGCACACGCAACTCGTAACAGTGTAAAAGTTTCTGAATTTTTATCAGAAGACCGTTTAAACCAAGTAAAAGAAGATACCAAAGTTGGTGGAGCAACTCTTACCAAATTATTAGGAACTTCAGCTTGGTATGCGCCAGGAGCAGCAGTTTCTGGATTGGTACAGGCAATTGCTTGCGATCAAAAGAAAATGTTTCCTTGTTCTGTTTTATTAGAAGGAGAATACGGATTAAACGATTTATGTATCGGAGTTCCTGTAATTTTAGGGAAAAACGGAATAGAAAGTATTGTTGAAATCAAATTAAGCGATGCCGAAAAAGCACATATGGCAGAAAGTGCTGAAGGTGTAAAGAAAACAAACGGATTGTTAGAATTATAA
- a CDS encoding DUF6588 family protein yields MKKLQLLFIAFLAISHVNAQENINELLAAGIDDAKRFTTDYIAPASEGLAYGINTGWFNSAKAPKRFGFEISIVGNISLIKDEKKEFQLNVADYENIRFPDNSPSKTVATALGHNEPDVTVIVTYDDPVFGSQEVEITLPTGIGSENVDIIPTAYVQASFSPFKGTQVKARFFPKVDSEDVDLSTYGFGIQQEFTSWLPAEKAIPVAISGLIAYTHLDANYDFTESSNVNGNNQQVATEVNTFLFQLIVGTKFKIINFYGGLGYLKGDSTTDLLGTYTVTDGVLFSETITNPFSIEQDISGVRGTIGANLKLGFFSINADYSLGEFDSASLGLNFSF; encoded by the coding sequence ATGAAAAAATTACAACTCCTATTCATTGCTTTTTTAGCAATATCACATGTAAATGCCCAAGAAAATATTAACGAATTACTTGCTGCAGGTATTGATGATGCAAAAAGATTTACGACAGATTACATTGCGCCGGCATCAGAAGGTTTGGCTTACGGAATTAACACAGGTTGGTTTAATAGTGCAAAGGCACCAAAACGTTTCGGTTTTGAAATTTCAATAGTTGGAAATATATCTCTTATAAAAGATGAGAAAAAAGAATTTCAACTGAACGTTGCAGATTATGAAAATATTCGATTTCCAGACAACAGTCCGTCAAAAACGGTTGCAACAGCTTTAGGTCACAATGAACCTGATGTTACGGTAATAGTTACCTATGATGATCCAGTTTTTGGGAGTCAAGAAGTTGAAATTACATTACCAACAGGAATCGGTTCAGAAAATGTAGACATTATACCAACAGCTTATGTTCAAGCTAGTTTCTCACCATTTAAAGGAACACAAGTCAAAGCACGTTTCTTTCCAAAAGTAGATTCAGAAGATGTTGATTTAAGTACGTATGGTTTTGGAATTCAACAAGAATTTACTTCATGGTTGCCAGCCGAAAAAGCAATTCCAGTCGCTATTTCTGGTCTGATTGCGTATACACATTTAGATGCAAATTATGATTTTACTGAATCTAGTAATGTTAATGGAAACAATCAGCAAGTAGCAACGGAAGTAAATACCTTTCTATTTCAGTTAATTGTTGGGACAAAATTCAAAATCATCAACTTCTACGGAGGTTTAGGATACTTAAAAGGCGACTCAACCACAGACTTATTAGGAACATATACCGTAACAGATGGTGTATTATTCTCAGAAACTATCACAAATCCATTCTCCATAGAACAAGATATTTCAGGAGTTCGTGGTACAATTGGCGCAAATCTAAAACTAGGTTTTTTTAGTATAAATGCTGATTATTCTCTTGGTGAGTTTGACAGTGCAAGTCTTGGATTGAACTTTTCATTTTAA
- a CDS encoding T9SS type A sorting domain-containing protein yields MKKITLLICAFICFSFGFAQQDLIGGGNMWTLHYMVIDGNTINVTQPHPSNQGYHPGIQFVESSPNNYDFYANGGDINYAFNSSSSLTINPDTFIVQDLAVSLGLCFFYCTLEAQYLDTIIVGNYNSPRTFDYEIIDEGNGNKTLIIDTPEGNRAVHGNYILSLEKFRKKSIVMYPNPVKKKLYFNFKGFSVEKIEILSLVGSTIFETKISHQENSLDVSFLSPGIYFIKTIYKDGDTHISRLIKE; encoded by the coding sequence ATGAAAAAAATTACTTTATTAATATGTGCATTCATTTGTTTTTCTTTTGGATTTGCACAACAAGATTTAATTGGAGGCGGAAACATGTGGACATTACATTATATGGTAATTGACGGGAATACTATTAATGTGACACAACCGCATCCATCAAACCAAGGTTACCATCCAGGAATTCAGTTCGTTGAATCATCACCTAATAATTATGATTTTTATGCGAACGGAGGTGATATCAATTATGCTTTCAATTCATCATCATCACTTACCATCAATCCAGATACATTTATAGTTCAAGATTTAGCTGTAAGCCTAGGATTATGTTTTTTCTATTGTACACTCGAAGCTCAATACTTAGATACTATAATTGTTGGAAATTATAATTCGCCAAGAACCTTTGATTATGAGATTATTGATGAAGGTAATGGTAATAAAACATTAATAATTGACACGCCTGAAGGAAATAGAGCTGTACATGGAAACTATATACTTTCACTTGAAAAGTTTCGTAAAAAAAGCATTGTGATGTATCCCAATCCCGTAAAAAAGAAATTATATTTTAATTTCAAAGGGTTTTCGGTAGAAAAAATAGAAATACTCTCATTAGTAGGTTCAACTATTTTTGAAACAAAAATTTCACATCAAGAAAATTCCTTAGACGTATCATTTTTGTCACCTGGAATTTATTTTATAAAAACTATTTATAAAGATGGAGACACGCATATTTCTCGATTAATCAAAGAATGA
- the gyrB gene encoding DNA topoisomerase (ATP-hydrolyzing) subunit B, with the protein MSEEKKDQYSADSIQALEGMEHVRMRPSMYIGDVGTRGLHHLVYEVVDNSIDEALAGHCDVISVVINEDNSITTEDNGRGIPIGIHKKEGVSALEVVMTKIGAGGKFDKDSYKVSGGLHGVGVSVVNALSTHLKATVFREGKVWEQEYERGKPLYPTKAVGDSDKTGTVVMFRPDASIFTQTLEYNYETIANRMRELSYLNKGITITLTDKRNKDEKGEFVHEVFHSTEGLKEFIRYLDGNRVQIISDVIAFEGEKNGIPVEVAMTYNTSYSENLHSYVNNINTHEGGTHLSGFRRGLTHTLKKYAEGTGLLDKLKFDIAGDDFREGLTAIISVKVQEPQFEGQTKTKLGNREVSASVSQAVSEMLTDYLEEHPDDAKTIVQKVVLAAQARHAAQKAREMVQRKTVMSIGGLPGKLSDCSEQDPAKCEVFLVEGDSAGGTAKQGRDRMFQAILPLRGKILNVEKAMKHKVFENEEIKNIFTALGVTIGTEEDSQALNLSKLRYHKVVIMCDADVDGSHISTLILTFFFRYMKELIENGHIYIAAPPLYLVKKGAKRKYAWNDQERDVIVEEFGGGAGIQRYKGLGEMNAEQLWDTTMNPEFRTLRKIVIDSGAEADRVFSMLMGDEVPPRREFIEKNAVYANIDA; encoded by the coding sequence ATGAGCGAAGAAAAGAAAGATCAATATTCTGCTGATAGTATACAGGCATTAGAAGGAATGGAGCATGTACGTATGCGTCCTTCCATGTATATTGGAGATGTTGGTACACGCGGATTACATCATTTAGTATATGAAGTTGTCGATAATTCTATTGATGAAGCACTAGCAGGTCATTGCGACGTTATAAGCGTTGTAATCAATGAAGATAACTCCATTACGACTGAAGATAATGGGCGTGGTATTCCAATTGGGATTCACAAAAAAGAAGGTGTTTCGGCATTAGAAGTTGTAATGACGAAAATTGGTGCTGGTGGAAAATTTGATAAAGATTCCTATAAAGTATCTGGTGGATTGCACGGAGTTGGTGTATCGGTTGTAAATGCCCTTTCTACTCACTTAAAAGCAACAGTTTTTAGAGAAGGAAAAGTTTGGGAACAAGAATATGAACGCGGAAAACCTTTATATCCAACAAAAGCAGTTGGAGATTCTGATAAAACTGGTACGGTAGTAATGTTTAGACCAGATGCGTCTATATTTACACAAACTTTAGAATACAACTACGAAACCATCGCAAATCGTATGCGCGAATTGTCATACCTTAACAAAGGAATCACAATCACACTTACGGATAAACGTAACAAAGACGAAAAAGGAGAATTTGTCCATGAAGTTTTTCATTCTACCGAAGGATTAAAAGAATTTATAAGATATTTAGACGGAAACCGTGTACAAATCATTAGCGATGTAATTGCTTTTGAAGGAGAGAAAAACGGAATTCCAGTTGAGGTTGCAATGACGTATAACACTTCGTATTCTGAAAATTTACATTCATATGTAAACAATATCAATACACACGAAGGTGGAACACACTTATCAGGATTTAGAAGAGGTTTAACGCATACGCTGAAAAAATATGCAGAAGGAACAGGATTATTAGACAAATTAAAGTTTGACATTGCTGGAGATGATTTCCGCGAAGGACTAACCGCAATTATTTCTGTAAAAGTCCAAGAGCCACAATTTGAAGGACAAACCAAAACAAAATTAGGAAACCGTGAAGTATCTGCATCTGTAAGTCAGGCAGTATCAGAAATGCTAACGGATTACTTAGAAGAACATCCAGACGACGCTAAAACTATTGTGCAAAAAGTAGTGTTAGCTGCGCAAGCGCGTCATGCCGCACAAAAAGCGCGTGAAATGGTACAGCGTAAAACGGTGATGAGTATTGGAGGTTTGCCTGGGAAACTGAGTGACTGCTCTGAGCAAGATCCTGCAAAATGTGAAGTATTTCTTGTCGAGGGAGATTCGGCAGGTGGAACGGCAAAACAAGGTCGTGACCGTATGTTTCAAGCAATTTTACCATTACGTGGAAAAATCTTGAACGTAGAGAAAGCAATGAAGCACAAAGTTTTTGAAAACGAAGAAATCAAAAATATCTTTACAGCGCTTGGTGTAACTATCGGAACCGAAGAAGATAGTCAAGCATTAAACCTTTCAAAATTAAGATATCATAAAGTAGTGATTATGTGTGATGCCGATGTCGATGGATCGCATATTTCTACATTAATCCTAACATTCTTTTTCCGTTACATGAAAGAATTGATTGAAAACGGACACATTTACATTGCTGCGCCACCATTATATTTGGTTAAAAAAGGAGCAAAACGTAAATATGCTTGGAACGATCAAGAACGTGATGTTATTGTTGAAGAGTTTGGCGGAGGAGCAGGAATTCAACGCTACAAAGGTCTTGGGGAAATGAACGCAGAACAATTGTGGGACACAACCATGAATCCAGAATTCAGAACATTACGTAAAATAGTAATTGATAGTGGAGCAGAAGCAGACAGAGTATTCTCCATGTTAATGGGAGACGAAGTGCCGCCACGTAGAGAGTTTATTGAAAAAAATGCAGTCTATGCAAATATTGATGCGTAA